A stretch of Paenibacillus sp. URB8-2 DNA encodes these proteins:
- the tpiA gene encoding triose-phosphate isomerase, whose product MSRTPIIAGNWKMFKTVPEAESFFAEVKGQAEVEGVETVICAPFTNLPALTKAAQGTSIKIGAQNLHFEDNGAYTGEISGVMLKDLGVDYVILGHSERRAYFGETDEIVNKKMHAAFRHGITPIVCVGEKLEEREADQTKEVCKVQTEGAFQGLSAEQAAQTVIAYEPIWAIGTGKSSTSADANEVIAYIRSLIKDLYDEATAEVIRIQYGGSVKPENVTEYMGQSDIDGALVGGASLQPASFIQLVEGAK is encoded by the coding sequence ATGAGTAGAACACCAATCATTGCTGGCAACTGGAAGATGTTCAAGACGGTTCCGGAAGCCGAAAGCTTTTTCGCCGAGGTTAAAGGCCAGGCGGAAGTAGAAGGCGTAGAAACGGTAATCTGCGCTCCATTCACCAATTTGCCAGCTCTGACGAAAGCGGCTCAAGGCACGAGCATCAAGATCGGCGCCCAGAATCTGCATTTCGAGGATAATGGTGCTTACACGGGTGAAATCAGCGGCGTTATGCTGAAGGATCTCGGCGTAGACTATGTCATTCTCGGCCACTCCGAGCGCCGCGCTTACTTCGGTGAAACGGACGAAATCGTGAACAAGAAGATGCATGCGGCATTCCGCCACGGCATTACTCCAATCGTATGCGTAGGCGAGAAGCTCGAAGAGCGTGAAGCCGACCAAACGAAGGAAGTCTGCAAAGTACAAACCGAAGGCGCGTTCCAAGGTCTTAGTGCGGAGCAGGCAGCCCAAACCGTTATCGCCTATGAGCCAATCTGGGCTATCGGTACCGGCAAATCCTCCACTTCGGCGGATGCCAATGAGGTTATTGCTTACATCCGCAGCCTGATCAAGGATCTTTATGATGAAGCAACCGCCGAAGTTATCCGTATCCAGTACGGCGGCAGCGTGAAGCCGGAGAACGTTACCGAATATATGGGCCAAAGCGACATTGACGGCGCTCTCGTCGGCGGTGCAAGTCTGCAGCCTGCTTCCTTCATCCAGTTGGTTGAGGGGGCGAAGTAA
- the gpmI gene encoding 2,3-bisphosphoglycerate-independent phosphoglycerate mutase: protein MSAPRPVALIIMDGFGLRNTAEGNAVAQANKPNYDRYLKQYPNTTLTACGEAVGLPEGQMGNSEVGHLNIGAGRIVYQDLTRIDKSIRDGEFFENETLVEAVKHAKSTGKKLHLYALVSDGGVHSHINHLFAMLELAKKEELNDVFIHAFMDGRDVPPDSGQKFVQSLIAKIEEVGVGKIATVSGRYFAMDRDKRWDRVEKAYRAMVYGEGPKFTDALQAITASYQNSVYDEFVEPCVIVDEEGKPVTTVESGDSVVFLNFRPDRAIQLSQVFTNADFRGFDRGLLFPQNLHFVCLTTFSETVQGYVAYKPKNLDNTLGEVLVQNNKKQLRIAETEKYPHVTFFFSGGRDVELPGETRVLINSPKVATYDLQPEMSAYEVAAACVAEIEADKHDAIILNFANPDMVGHSGMLEPTIKAVEVTDECVGKVVEAVRAKGGVTIIIADHGNADMVFDEEGRPFTAHTTNPVPFIVTDENVVLRDHGILADVAPTILDLMGLPQPAEMTGQSMIASRK from the coding sequence ATGTCTGCACCTAGACCGGTAGCACTGATTATTATGGACGGTTTCGGTCTGCGTAACACGGCGGAAGGCAACGCCGTCGCACAGGCCAACAAGCCTAACTACGACCGCTACCTGAAGCAATACCCTAACACGACGCTTACCGCCTGCGGCGAAGCCGTAGGACTTCCGGAAGGTCAAATGGGCAACTCCGAAGTGGGACACCTTAACATCGGCGCAGGCCGGATTGTATACCAGGATCTGACCCGCATCGATAAGTCCATTCGCGACGGAGAGTTTTTTGAGAATGAAACGCTGGTGGAAGCGGTAAAACACGCCAAATCGACCGGCAAAAAGCTGCATCTGTACGCGCTGGTATCCGACGGAGGGGTACACAGCCATATCAATCACTTGTTCGCCATGCTTGAGCTTGCCAAGAAGGAAGAGTTGAACGACGTGTTCATCCACGCCTTCATGGACGGTCGCGACGTCCCGCCGGACAGCGGCCAGAAGTTCGTTCAATCACTTATTGCGAAGATTGAAGAAGTAGGGGTAGGCAAAATCGCTACGGTATCCGGACGTTACTTCGCAATGGACCGCGACAAACGCTGGGATCGGGTAGAAAAGGCTTACCGCGCCATGGTTTACGGCGAAGGACCGAAATTTACGGACGCATTGCAGGCGATCACAGCTTCGTACCAGAATTCCGTGTATGATGAGTTCGTTGAGCCTTGCGTGATCGTGGACGAAGAAGGCAAACCGGTAACGACTGTGGAAAGCGGCGATTCCGTCGTATTCCTGAACTTCCGTCCGGACCGTGCCATTCAGCTGTCCCAAGTATTTACGAACGCGGATTTCCGCGGCTTTGATCGGGGCCTATTGTTCCCGCAAAATCTTCATTTCGTCTGCTTGACCACGTTCAGCGAAACCGTTCAGGGATATGTCGCCTACAAACCGAAGAATCTGGACAACACACTTGGCGAAGTGCTGGTTCAGAACAACAAGAAGCAGCTGCGCATTGCGGAGACCGAGAAGTATCCGCACGTAACGTTCTTCTTCAGCGGCGGACGCGACGTCGAACTGCCGGGAGAGACCCGTGTTTTGATCAACTCCCCGAAGGTGGCAACGTACGACCTGCAGCCGGAAATGAGCGCCTACGAGGTCGCTGCCGCTTGTGTGGCTGAGATTGAAGCAGACAAACATGATGCCATTATCCTGAACTTCGCCAATCCCGACATGGTTGGGCACTCCGGCATGCTGGAGCCGACGATTAAGGCGGTTGAAGTGACGGACGAATGTGTAGGCAAAGTAGTCGAGGCCGTTCGTGCCAAAGGCGGCGTGACGATCATTATTGCCGACCACGGCAATGCTGATATGGTATTCGACGAAGAAGGCCGTCCGTTTACGGCGCATACGACCAACCCGGTTCCGTTTATCGTGACGGATGAGAATGTGGTTCTTCGCGATCACGGCATTCTCGCGGATGTGGCGCCGACGATTCTGGACCTGATGGGCCTTCCGCAGCCTGCGGAAATGACCGGACAATCCATGATTGCCAGCCGCAAGTAA
- the eno gene encoding phosphopyruvate hydratase, whose amino-acid sequence MTIISDVYAREVLDSRGNPTVEVDVYLESGAKGRAIVPSGASTGAHEAVELRDDDKSRYLGKGVLNAVKNVNEIIAPEVIGMDALNQLGIDKAMIALDGTHNKGKLGANAILAVSMAVARAAAAALDVPLYTYLGGFNAKQLPVPMMNIVNGGAHADNNVDVQEFMVLPVGAPTFKEALRTGAEIFHNLKTVLKGKGLNTAVGDEGGFAPNFTSNEDALSSIMEAIEKAGYKPGVDVFLGMDVASTEFFKDGKYHLEGEGKSFTPAEFVDLLSSWVDKYPIITIEDGCSEDDWEGWKLLTEKLGNKIQLVGDDLFVTNTERLGKGIEEGIGNSILIKVNQIGTLTETFDAIELAKRAGYTAVISHRSGESEDSTIADIAVATNAGQIKTGAPSRTDRIAKYNQLLRIEDELGELAQYNGLKSFYNLKR is encoded by the coding sequence ATGACCATTATTTCCGACGTTTATGCACGCGAGGTACTTGACTCCCGCGGCAATCCTACTGTTGAGGTTGACGTTTACCTGGAATCCGGCGCAAAAGGCCGCGCTATCGTTCCTTCCGGCGCTTCCACTGGCGCTCACGAAGCCGTTGAGCTTCGCGACGACGACAAATCCCGTTACCTGGGCAAAGGCGTTCTGAACGCAGTGAAGAACGTTAACGAAATCATCGCTCCTGAAGTTATCGGCATGGACGCTCTGAACCAACTGGGCATCGACAAAGCCATGATCGCTCTGGACGGAACTCACAACAAAGGCAAACTGGGCGCTAACGCCATCCTGGCTGTTTCCATGGCAGTAGCCCGCGCTGCAGCCGCAGCTCTGGACGTGCCTCTGTACACATACCTCGGCGGATTCAACGCTAAGCAGCTTCCGGTTCCGATGATGAACATCGTTAACGGCGGCGCTCATGCCGACAACAACGTTGACGTGCAAGAGTTTATGGTTCTCCCAGTAGGCGCTCCTACTTTCAAAGAAGCTCTGCGTACAGGCGCGGAAATCTTCCACAACCTGAAAACCGTACTGAAAGGCAAAGGCCTGAACACTGCGGTTGGCGACGAAGGCGGCTTCGCTCCTAACTTCACTTCCAACGAAGACGCACTGTCCTCCATCATGGAAGCCATCGAAAAAGCCGGCTACAAACCGGGCGTTGACGTATTCTTGGGCATGGACGTTGCTTCCACTGAGTTCTTCAAAGATGGTAAATACCATCTGGAAGGCGAAGGTAAATCCTTCACTCCTGCGGAATTCGTTGACCTGCTCTCTTCCTGGGTTGACAAATACCCAATCATCACAATCGAAGACGGCTGCTCCGAAGATGACTGGGAAGGTTGGAAACTGCTCACCGAGAAACTGGGCAACAAAATCCAACTGGTTGGCGACGACCTGTTCGTAACCAACACCGAGCGTCTGGGCAAAGGTATCGAAGAAGGCATCGGCAACTCCATCCTGATCAAAGTTAACCAAATTGGTACGCTGACTGAAACATTCGACGCGATCGAATTGGCAAAACGTGCAGGCTACACTGCTGTTATTTCCCACCGTTCCGGTGAGTCCGAAGACAGCACCATCGCCGACATCGCCGTTGCTACCAACGCTGGCCAAATCAAAACAGGCGCACCTTCCCGTACTGACCGTATCGCCAAGTACAACCAATTGCTTCGCATCGAAGACGAACTGGGCGAACTGGCTCAATACAACGGCCTGAAATCCTTCTACAACCTGAAAAGATAA
- the secG gene encoding preprotein translocase subunit SecG → MDIFLKVLLLIFSIGLITVVLLQKGKSAGLAGAISGGAEHLFGKTKARGMDLVLQRITVGLAAGFFILSIIVAVVVD, encoded by the coding sequence ATGGATATTTTTCTGAAAGTGCTGCTTCTGATTTTTTCTATCGGACTGATTACGGTGGTTCTGCTGCAAAAAGGCAAGAGCGCAGGCCTTGCAGGCGCCATCTCCGGTGGAGCTGAGCATCTGTTTGGCAAGACGAAAGCGCGGGGTATGGACCTGGTGCTGCAGCGTATAACGGTAGGACTGGCGGCGGGATTCTTTATTCTGTCCATTATTGTTGCCGTTGTGGTTGACTAA